In Quercus robur chromosome 10, dhQueRobu3.1, whole genome shotgun sequence, a genomic segment contains:
- the LOC126701504 gene encoding uncharacterized protein LOC126701504, translated as MSGGEALFSTEGLDEVEDYIWANDKEGSAGWDTFGYVNEFVQSGNQAFRDNKLEEAITCYSRANNIKPGDPVILGNRSTAYIRISQFLKHRPPTTSEYRPLNGLDPTTHAELALKDAEKLNSIRKDSVKSYILRANALILLEKYDIARDVILSGLQIDPFSNPLRASLQNLERTSASLIGRRETCSNHLHASLQELGEISTSSIERKSHGRPERTDDFDCTLCLKLLYEPITTPCGHSFCRSCLFQSMDRGNKCPLCRTVLFISPRTCAISVTLNNIIQKNFPEEYAERITEHESLTNLGVDLIPLFVMDVVIPCQRFPLHIFEPRYRLMVRRIMEGNHRMGMVITDSTTGSIADFGCEVEITECEPLPDGRFYLEIESRRRFRIIRSWDQDGYRVAEVDWVNDIPPEGTRERAELQESTNNAAEFAQSWIRRQREAARQDPRRLEKLLNFEAMKPTPQDPERFSFWLATLSNRRPHEKLELLRIRDTRERIKRGLIYLRA; from the exons ATGTCTGGTGGTGAAGCATTGTTCAGTACGGAAGGGCTTGATGAAGTGGAAGACTACATTTGG GCGAATGACAAAGAGGGATCAGCGGGTTGGGACACATTTGGTTATGTTAATGAATTTGTGCAGAGTGGAAACCAAGCATTTCGAGACAATAAATTGGAAGAG GCAATCACTTGTTACTCAAGAGCCAATAACATCAAACCAGGTGATCCTGTTATCCTCGGCAACCGAAGTACTGCTTATATCAG gattagccaattcttgAAACACAGACCTCCAACAACTTCTGAATATAGACCATTGAATGGGCTGGATCCTACAACACATGCTGAG CTTGCTTTGAAGGATGCTGAGAAGCTAAATAGCATCCGAAAGGATTCGGTAAAATCATACATTCTAAGGGCCAATGCTCTCATATTG TTGGAGAAGTATGACATTGCCCGGGATGTTATTCTTTCAGGTCTTCAGATTGACCCTTTTAG CAATCCTCTTCGTGCTTCTCTTCAGAATTTGGAGAGAACATCAGCCAGTTTAATTGGGAGGAGAGAAACATGTAGCAATCATCTTCATGCTTCTCTTCAGGAATTGGGGGAAATATCAACCAGTTCAATTGAGAGGAAAAGCCATGGTAGGCCAGAACGGACTGATGACTTCGATTGTACGCTATGCCTGAAGTTATTATATGAACCCATTACGACTCCTTGTGGGCATTCTTTTTGCCGCTCATGTCTATTTCAGTCCATGGATCGTG GTAACAAATGTCCATTGTGCCGAACCGTTCTTTTTATTAGTCCTAGAACATGTGCAATCAG TGTGACACTTAACAACATTATACAAAAGAACTTCCCAGAGGAATATGCAGAAAGGATTACAGAGCATGAAAGTTTGACAAACCTTGGTGTTGATTTGATCCCTCTTTTTGTCATGGATGTTGTCATTCCTTGTCAAAGGTTTCCTCTCCACATATTTGAACCCCGGTACAGGCTTATG GTGAGGAGGATAATGGAAGGAAACCATCGGATGGGAATG GTTATTACTGATTCTACAACAGGTTCCATAGCCGACTTTGGTTGTGAAGTAGAGATTACcga GTGTGAGCCACTTCCAGATGGACGTTTCTATCTAGAG ATTGAAAGTCGACGAAGATTTCGCATCATCCGATCTTGGGATCAAGATGG TTATCGTGTTGCGGAGGTTGATTGGGTGAACGATATTCCACCAGAAGGAACAAGAGAAAGAGCAGAG ttgCAGGAATCGACAAATAATGCAGCAGAATTTGCTCAGTCATGGATAAGGCGACAAAGAGAAGCAGCACGACAAG ATCCAAGAAGACTTGAGAAACTCCTTAACTTTGAAGCAATGAAGCCTACACCGCAAGATCCTGAGCGCTTCAGTTTCTGG CTTGCTACCCTGTCAAATCGGAGGCCTCATGAAAAATTGGAACTCCTGCGCATTAGAGACACTAGAGAG AGGATCAAACGCGGACTAATATATCTTAGAGCATAA